The following coding sequences are from one Numenius arquata chromosome 29, bNumArq3.hap1.1, whole genome shotgun sequence window:
- the SENP1 gene encoding sentrin-specific protease 1, which translates to MRLTPPPSARSFLASLPASPLSASARLVAGSRHRARERRALFAGRFRFRGKTVSTRRSPSRPRPRPPPPPPPGGPDGGSAPSDAAAEPMRMEARDAARPNHGSAFKAFPGPRDPLCQPDGKFLPNKIGAFACPAGNASCALNYSPEIPCPESYRAAGEPRAFGSSANGQWRGLVPPLGSVPQKPRLSRGSYLDARKNPSGTSNSFVGKSNHHCHASAFPIKPAQSPSWSGPCRRSLLSPKKTPRRFISTAEETVREEEREIYRQLLQMVTGKQFSTSKPSSLFPFHLSRCSNSSKTLVKEAPRENSKLFEAHGLTPAGSAAGVLPAPEQPSHKPSLYSPPTYPSSIFQSGNSTAQHQQENLPASNAQSEGSDSVILLKVKDSRTPAPSLPFFQAELWIKELTSVYDSRARERWRQIEEQKALALQLQSQRLQEQEHSVQDLVDLNLRVPLEKEIPVTVVPEEKEDAKSADGEEEFPEITEEMEKEIKNVFRGGNQDEVLSEAFRLTITRKDIQTLNNLNWLNDEIINFYMNLLMERSKEKGLPAVHAFNTFFFTKLKTAGYQAVKRWTKKVDIFSVDLLLVPIHLGVHWCLAVVDFRKKTITYYDSMGGINSEACRILLQYLKQESLDKKRKEFDTNGWSLLSKKSQEIPQQMNGSDCGMFACKYADCITKDKPINFTQQHMPYFRKRMAWEILHRKLL; encoded by the exons ATGCGCCTcaccccgcccccttc cGCGCGCTCTTTCCTGGCGTCACTTCCGGCGTCGCCGCTTTCCGCTTCCGCCCGCCTCGTTGCCGGCAGCCGCCACCGAGCCCGGGAAAGGCGCGCGCTCTTCGCGGGACGCTTCCGCTTCCG AGGGAAAACCGTCTCTACCCGCCGCTCTCcgagccggccccggccccggcccccccccccccccccccc ggggGGCCCTGacggcggctccgctccctccgaTGCGGCCGCGGAGCCCATGAGGATGGAGGCCCGGGACGCGGCGCGGCCCAACCACGGCTCCGCCTTCAAGGCCTTTCCCGGCCCTCGGGACCCGCTCTGCCAGCCCGACGGCAAG TTTTTGCCCAACAAGATCGGCGCTTTCGCTTGCCCCGCTGGAAATGCGTCCTGTGCTCTCAATTACAGCCCGG AAATCCCCTGCCCCGAGAGCTACCGGGCGGCGGGGGAGCCTCGAGCCTTTGGCTCCAGCGCCAACGGGCAGTGGAGGGGCTTGGTCCCCCCTCTGGGCTCCGTCCCGCAGAAGCCCAGGCTGAGCCGAGGCTCTTACCTCGACGCTCGCAAAAACCCCAG CGGGACGTCCAACAGTTTTGTGGGGAAATCCAACCACCATTGCCACGCCTCCGCTTTTCCCATCAAACCGGCTCAGAGCCCTTCCTGGAGCGGGCCCTGTCGCCGCAGCCTTCTTAGCCCCAAGAAAACTCCCCGGCGCTTCATCAGCACGGCCGAAGAG ACCGTTCGAGAGGAAGAGCGGGAGATCTACAGGCAGTTGCTTCAGATGGTCACGGGGAAACAGTTTTCCACCTCCAAGCCCTCTTCGCTCTTCCCTTTCCACCT CTCCAGGTGTTCAAATTCCAGCAAAACCCTTGTGAAAGAAGCTCCCAGGGAGAACTCGAAGCTCTTTGAAGCTCACGGCCTGACACCAGCCGGCTCGGCCGCTGGCGTCCTCCCAGCTCCCGAGCAGCCCTCGCACAAACCCTCGCTCTACTCCCCCCCGACTTATCCCTCCAGTATCTTCCAGTCCGGTAACTCCACAGCCCAGCATCAGCAAGAAAATCTACCAGCATCAAACGCGCAGTCTGAAG GGTCAGACTCTGTCATTTTGCTCAAGGTGAAGGATTCCAGAACCCCAGCACCAAG CCTCCCGTTCTTCCAGGCGGAACTATGGATCAAGGAACT GACCAGCGTCTACGATtcgcgagctcgggagaggtggCGGCAGATCGAAGAGCAGAAGGCGCTGGCCTTACAGCTGCAAAGCCAG cggctgcaggagcaggaacaCTCGGTGCAGGACCTGGTGGATTTAAACCTCCGCGTTCCCCTGGAGAAGGAGATCCCCGTCACGGTGGTGCCGGAAGAGAAGGAGGACGCCAAATCAGCTGACGGCGAAGAGGAGTTCCCCGAAATCACCGAG GagatggaaaaggaaataaagaacgTGTTTCGAGGTGGGAACCAGGATGAGGTCCTCAGCGAAGCTTTTCGGTTAACGATCACTCGGAAAGACATTCAGACCCTCAATAACCTCAACTGGCTCAACGACGAG atAATTAATTTCTACATGAATTTGCTGATGGAGCGGAGCAAAGAGAAGGGCTTGCCGGCGGTTCACGCCTTCAATACTTTCTTCTTCACCAAATTAAAAACTGCGGGGTACCAAGCCGTGAAACGGTGGACTAAAAAAGTGGATATTTTCTCCGTGGATCTCCTCTTGGTGCCTATTCATCTGGGAGTGCACTGGTGCCTGGCC GTTGttgacttcaggaaaaaaaccatcacGTATTACGACTCCATGGGGGGCATCAACAGCGAAGCCTGCAGGATACTGTT GCAATACTTAAAACAGGAAAGTCTGGACAAGAAGAGGAAAGAGTTTGACACTAACGGCTGGTCCTTGCTGAGCAAGAAGAGTCAG GAAATCCCGCAGCAGATGAACGGCAGCGACTGCGGGATGTTCGCCTGCAAATACGCCGACTGCATCACCAAAGACAAACCCATCAACTTCACCCAG CAACACATGCCCTATTTCCGCAAGCGAATGGCCTGGGAAATCCTCCACCGCAAGCTGTTATGA
- the LOC141476216 gene encoding ATP-dependent 6-phosphofructokinase, muscle type-like gives MAQPPRGHLHAESLGIGKAIAVLTSGGDAQGMNAAVRAVVRVGIYTGAKVYFVHEGYQGLVDGGDNIKEATWESVSMMLQLGGTVIGSARCQDFRTREGRLKAARNLVKRGITNLCVIGGDGSLTGADTFRAEWSSLLAELVKGGGITAEEAKKSSFLNIVGLVGSIDNDFCGTDMTIGTDSALHRIMEIVDAITTTAQSHQRTFVLEVMGRHCGYLALITALACGADWVFIPESPPEDDWEDHLCRRLTEEGE, from the exons ATGGCGCAGCCGCCGCGGGGCCACCTGCACGCCGAGAGCCTGGGCATCGGCAAAGCCATCGCCGTCCTCACCTCCGGGGGGGACGCCCAGG gcatgAACGCGGCCGTCCGCGCCGTGGTGCGGGTGGGCATCTACACCGGCGCCAAGGTCTACTTCGTGCACGAG GGCTACCAGGGGCTGGTGGACGGTGGGGACAACATCAAGGAGGCCACTTGGGAGAGCGTCTCCATGATGCTGCAGCTG GGGGGCACCGTCATCGGCAGCGCCCGGTGCCAGGATTTTCGGACGCGGGAGGGACGTCTCAAAGCCGCCCGGAATTTGGTGAAACGGGGCATCACCAACCTCTGCGTCATCGGGGGCGACGGCAGCCTCACCGGGGCAGACACCTTCCGGGCTGAATGGAGCAGCCTCTTGGCCGAGCTGGTCAAAGGGG GTGGGATCACGGCGGAGGAGGCCAAGAAGTCGAGTTTCCTCAACATCGTGGGGCTGGTGGGTTCCATCGACAACGACTTCTGCGGCACCGACATGACCATCGGCACCGACTCGGCCCTGCACCGCATCATGGAGATCGTGGACGCCATCACCACCACGGCCCAGAG CCACCAGCGGACCTTCGTGCTGGAAGTGATGGGTCGTCACTGCGG CTACCTGGCGCTCATCACCGCCCTGGCCTGCGGCGCCGACTGGGTCTTCATCCCCGAGTCCCCCCCCGAGGATGACTGGGAGGACCATCTCTGCCGGCGCCTGACGGAG GAGGGGGAGTAG